A single window of Bordetella genomosp. 11 DNA harbors:
- the pyrH gene encoding UMP kinase encodes MASRSYKRVLLKLSGEALMGDDAFGINRATIARMTEEIAEIVNLGVELAIVIGGGNIFRGVAPGAQGMDRATADYMGMMATIMNALALQDALKHRSVDTRVQSALNIEQVVEPYIRPKALRYLEEGKVVIFAAGTGNPFFTTDTAAALRGAEIGAEIVLKATKVDGIYSADPNKDPTATRYSRISFDEAIVRRLEVMDATAFALCRDQKLPIKVFSINKSGALKRAVTGEDEGTLVHV; translated from the coding sequence ATGGCCAGCAGATCGTATAAGCGGGTTCTTCTAAAACTGTCCGGCGAAGCGCTGATGGGCGATGACGCGTTCGGCATCAACCGAGCCACCATTGCCCGGATGACCGAGGAAATCGCGGAAATCGTCAACCTGGGCGTGGAGTTGGCCATCGTCATCGGCGGCGGCAATATTTTCCGCGGCGTGGCGCCGGGTGCCCAGGGCATGGACCGGGCCACCGCCGATTACATGGGTATGATGGCCACCATCATGAACGCCCTGGCGCTGCAGGATGCGCTGAAGCACCGCAGCGTCGATACGCGGGTGCAATCGGCCCTGAATATCGAGCAGGTCGTCGAGCCCTATATCCGCCCCAAGGCCTTGCGGTACCTGGAAGAGGGCAAGGTGGTGATCTTCGCCGCCGGTACCGGCAATCCGTTTTTCACCACCGACACCGCGGCCGCGCTGCGCGGCGCCGAAATCGGGGCGGAAATCGTCCTGAAGGCGACCAAGGTGGATGGCATCTACAGCGCGGATCCCAACAAGGATCCCACCGCCACGCGGTATTCCCGCATCAGCTTCGACGAAGCCATCGTGCGACGTCTCGAAGTCATGGACGCGACTGCGTTCGCGCTGTGCCGCGACCAGAAGCTGCCCATCAAGGTGTTTTCCATCAACAAGTCAGGCGCGCTGAAGCGCGCGGTGACCGGTGAAGATGAAGGTACCCTGGTACACGTTTGA
- the frr gene encoding ribosome recycling factor, translated as MSVADIKKSAESRMAKSIETLKVNLSKIRTGRAHTGILDHVQVEYYGSPVPISQVANVNLVDARTISVQPYEKNMAGPIEKAIRESDLGLNPVSMGETIRVPMPALTEERRRDLTKVVKNEGEDAKIAVRNLRREGNEALKKLVKDKSISEDEERRAQDEIQKLTDRCVAEIDKLITTKEAEIMTV; from the coding sequence ATGAGCGTCGCAGACATTAAAAAATCGGCCGAGTCCCGGATGGCCAAGTCCATCGAAACGCTCAAGGTCAATCTGTCGAAGATTCGTACCGGCCGTGCGCATACCGGTATCCTGGATCACGTGCAAGTCGAATACTACGGCTCTCCCGTGCCGATCAGCCAGGTGGCCAACGTCAACCTGGTGGACGCGCGCACGATCAGCGTGCAGCCCTACGAGAAGAACATGGCCGGCCCGATCGAGAAGGCCATCCGCGAATCCGACCTCGGTCTGAACCCCGTATCGATGGGTGAAACCATCCGCGTGCCCATGCCCGCGCTGACCGAGGAACGCCGCCGCGACCTGACCAAGGTCGTCAAGAACGAAGGCGAGGACGCCAAGATCGCCGTCCGCAACCTGCGCCGGGAAGGCAACGAGGCCCTGAAGAAGCTGGTCAAGGACAAATCCATTTCCGAGGACGAGGAACGCCGCGCGCAGGACGAAATCCAAAAACTGACCGATCGCTGCGTTGCGGAAATCGACAAGCTGATCACCACGAAAGAAGCGGAGATCATGACCGTTTGA
- the uppS gene encoding polyprenyl diphosphate synthase, whose product MTISSTQAVPQTSAIPQHVAIIMDGNGRWATRRHLPRTAGHAKGVQAVRRVVEACGRRGVRYLTLFAFSSENWRRPAEEVSLLMRLFVQALEREVGKLDAQGVRLHVVGDLTPFEPRLRDLIEQAQARTAHNDQLHLSVCANYGGRWDILQAMRRMVSENPALAQAPEQIDEATLSRYLSMAWAPEPDLFIRTGGEQRISNYLIWQLAYTELYFTDLYWPDFGAAELEEAFEWYRTRERRFGRTSAQVNATTNR is encoded by the coding sequence ATGACTATCAGTTCCACCCAGGCGGTGCCACAGACCTCTGCCATCCCGCAGCATGTCGCCATCATCATGGACGGCAACGGCCGCTGGGCGACGCGCAGGCACCTGCCGCGCACCGCCGGGCACGCCAAAGGCGTGCAGGCCGTGCGGCGCGTCGTGGAAGCTTGCGGGCGCCGCGGCGTCCGCTACCTGACCCTGTTCGCCTTCAGTTCCGAGAACTGGCGCCGCCCGGCCGAAGAAGTCTCGCTGCTGATGCGGCTTTTCGTGCAGGCGCTGGAACGGGAAGTCGGCAAGCTGGATGCGCAGGGTGTTCGGCTGCATGTGGTGGGCGACCTGACTCCCTTCGAGCCGCGCCTGCGGGACCTGATCGAACAGGCCCAGGCCCGCACGGCGCACAACGACCAGCTGCATCTATCGGTCTGCGCCAACTATGGCGGACGGTGGGACATCCTGCAGGCCATGCGCCGCATGGTCTCGGAAAACCCCGCCCTGGCGCAGGCGCCGGAGCAGATCGACGAAGCCACGCTCAGCCGCTACCTTTCCATGGCCTGGGCGCCCGAACCGGACCTGTTCATCCGCACCGGCGGCGAGCAGCGCATCTCGAACTACCTCATCTGGCAGCTCGCATATACCGAGCTCTACTTCACCGATCTCTACTGGCCGGATTTCGGCGCCGCCGAATTGGAAGAAGCCTTCGAGTGGTACCGGACCCGGGAAAGGCGCTTCGGACGTACCAGCGCCCAGGTCAATGCAACCACGAACCGCTGA
- a CDS encoding phosphatidate cytidylyltransferase — protein sequence MLRQRIVTAVILLAVLAATMAAPTPWPFMALLALATACAGWEWARLTLPAQGGPGAVAVGAVLGIAALCVTFWWTGGSRHEFADEASRALLFNWFVPLSALLWIFGGTTAVVRGRSDAPPASMALTLFAILALMAAWAVLALLFMTRGPVFLLTLLALVWAADIAAYFGGRALGRHKLAPRVSPGKTIEGAICGILAAVAWIGISSHWDGTFGHALVERWTLWGALPIAALLGAVSIVGDLFESLLKRRAGRKDSSSLLPGHGGVYDRIDAILPVAPIALLLSGVLF from the coding sequence ATGCTGCGCCAGCGTATCGTCACAGCCGTCATCCTTCTTGCCGTCCTGGCCGCTACCATGGCGGCTCCCACGCCCTGGCCCTTCATGGCCCTGCTTGCGCTGGCGACGGCCTGTGCCGGCTGGGAATGGGCCCGCCTGACATTGCCCGCGCAAGGCGGGCCCGGTGCCGTGGCCGTGGGTGCCGTGCTGGGTATCGCGGCCTTGTGCGTGACGTTCTGGTGGACAGGCGGCAGCCGCCACGAATTCGCCGACGAGGCGTCGCGCGCCTTGCTGTTCAATTGGTTCGTCCCCTTGTCGGCGCTGTTGTGGATCTTCGGCGGGACGACCGCGGTGGTACGCGGGCGCAGCGATGCACCGCCGGCCAGTATGGCCCTGACGCTGTTCGCCATCCTGGCGCTGATGGCGGCATGGGCGGTGCTGGCCCTGCTTTTCATGACGCGTGGGCCCGTGTTCCTGCTGACCTTGCTGGCCCTGGTATGGGCGGCCGATATCGCCGCCTACTTCGGCGGGCGCGCGCTGGGGCGGCACAAGCTGGCCCCGCGCGTCAGTCCGGGAAAAACCATCGAGGGGGCCATCTGCGGCATCCTCGCAGCCGTCGCGTGGATCGGTATCAGCAGCCATTGGGACGGCACTTTCGGCCATGCCCTGGTCGAACGCTGGACGCTGTGGGGCGCGCTGCCGATCGCGGCGCTGCTGGGTGCGGTCTCCATCGTCGGCGACCTGTTCGAATCCTTGCTCAAGCGGCGGGCCGGCCGCAAGGACTCCAGTAGCCTGTTGCCTGGCCACGGCGGGGTCTATGATCGCATCGACGCCATCCTGCCGGTGGCGCCGATAGCCTTGCTTCTCAGTGGAGTATTGTTTTGA
- a CDS encoding 1-deoxy-D-xylulose-5-phosphate reductoisomerase has product MTAFQRIAVLGSTGSIGESTLDVIARHPDRLAVHALSAHSRMEKLAEQARASGARVVVVPDAAARERFLQAWGSDAPLPQVRVGAQALADTAADPACDTVMAAIVGAAGLPSALAAARAGKRVLLANKEALVAAGSLFMGAVRDHGAELLPIDSEHNAIFQCLPHGERASAPTRPAAGVRRLILTASGGPFRQHDPELLHGITPAQACKHPNWSMGRKISVDSATMLNKGLEVIEAHWLFAMPQDRIEVLVHPQSVVHSMVEYEDGSVIAQLGQPDMRTPIAYALGFPDRLASGVGLLDLARLGRLDFEAPDLRRFPCLQLAFDALAAGQGACIALNAANEIAVDAFLRERLPYTRISAVIAETLEWHAGRPSVTLNHLDDVLAEDAAARAQAEQIQARSVPAGR; this is encoded by the coding sequence TTGACTGCGTTTCAGCGTATCGCCGTGCTGGGTTCCACGGGATCGATCGGCGAAAGCACCCTGGACGTGATTGCCCGGCATCCGGACCGCCTCGCGGTGCATGCGCTGTCCGCCCATAGCCGCATGGAGAAGCTGGCGGAGCAGGCACGGGCCAGCGGCGCGCGAGTCGTGGTCGTGCCCGATGCGGCGGCCAGGGAGCGGTTTCTCCAGGCCTGGGGCTCGGATGCGCCGTTGCCGCAGGTCCGGGTGGGCGCCCAGGCCCTGGCCGATACCGCCGCCGATCCCGCTTGCGATACGGTCATGGCCGCCATCGTGGGCGCGGCAGGCCTGCCTTCGGCGCTGGCGGCGGCTCGCGCCGGCAAACGCGTACTGCTGGCCAACAAGGAAGCGCTGGTCGCCGCGGGCTCGTTGTTCATGGGCGCGGTCCGCGACCACGGGGCCGAACTGCTGCCCATAGACAGCGAACACAACGCGATTTTCCAATGCCTGCCCCATGGCGAGCGCGCCTCGGCCCCCACGCGGCCCGCCGCGGGTGTGCGCCGGTTGATCTTGACCGCGTCGGGCGGGCCATTCCGCCAGCACGATCCCGAACTGCTGCACGGCATCACCCCGGCACAGGCCTGCAAGCATCCGAACTGGAGCATGGGACGCAAGATCTCGGTCGATTCCGCCACCATGTTGAACAAGGGCCTGGAAGTCATCGAGGCCCATTGGCTGTTCGCCATGCCGCAGGATCGCATCGAGGTCCTGGTCCATCCCCAGAGCGTCGTGCATTCCATGGTGGAGTACGAGGACGGCTCCGTCATCGCGCAATTGGGCCAGCCGGACATGCGTACCCCGATTGCCTACGCGCTGGGCTTTCCCGACAGGCTGGCCAGCGGGGTGGGCTTGCTCGATCTGGCGCGCCTGGGACGCCTGGATTTCGAAGCGCCCGACCTGCGGCGCTTTCCCTGTCTGCAATTGGCGTTCGACGCTCTGGCGGCGGGGCAGGGCGCCTGCATCGCGCTGAATGCCGCCAACGAGATCGCCGTGGACGCCTTCCTGCGCGAACGCCTGCCCTATACCCGTATTTCCGCTGTCATCGCCGAGACCCTGGAGTGGCATGCCGGTCGGCCATCTGTTACCCTGAACCACCTCGACGACGTCCTCGCGGAAGATGCCGCGGCCCGTGCGCAGGCTGAACAAATCCAGGCGCGTTCCGTCCCCGCCGGCCGCTGA
- the rseP gene encoding RIP metalloprotease RseP, protein MLFTLLAFAVALGILITFHELGHYWAARLCGVRVLRFSIGFGRVLLRRVDRHGTEWAVSAIPLGGYVKMQDDPPPGATAAEAGQAFNPQPVGKRILIVAAGPVFNLILAVFLYAGLNFAGVQEPVALVAQPAAGTAAARAGFQAGDQIVSIDGQAINSWNDARWQLMDHVSTGGRIQIGVKTAHGVAQERDLTLGESSLDPAQGDPLALAGLRLREPQPVVRGVIAGSAGEQAGLRAGDVILDVDGKPVQDVSAVVGSVQQRAGQPVPLRVRRDGADVTLTVTPRAERIENGETVGRIGVQLGGDVPMVTVRYGPVDSLWQGATRTADTAWFSLRMMGRMVTGAVSWRNISGPVTIADYAGQTARVGLAAYIAYLALISISLGVLNLLPIPMLDGGHLLYYLIEIVRGSPPPSRWLDIGQRAGLGLLAGLMGLALFNDFARLFT, encoded by the coding sequence ATGCTTTTCACCTTGCTCGCCTTTGCCGTCGCGCTGGGCATCCTGATTACTTTCCACGAGCTCGGCCACTATTGGGCGGCCCGGCTGTGCGGCGTACGGGTGCTGCGATTCTCCATCGGCTTCGGCCGCGTGCTCCTGCGCCGGGTCGACCGCCATGGAACGGAATGGGCCGTATCGGCAATTCCGCTGGGCGGCTACGTCAAAATGCAGGACGACCCGCCGCCGGGCGCGACAGCAGCCGAGGCCGGGCAGGCCTTCAATCCCCAGCCTGTGGGCAAGCGCATCCTGATCGTCGCCGCCGGGCCGGTCTTCAACCTGATCCTGGCCGTATTCCTGTACGCCGGGCTGAATTTCGCCGGCGTACAGGAGCCGGTCGCCCTGGTCGCCCAGCCCGCGGCCGGCACGGCGGCCGCTCGCGCCGGTTTCCAGGCGGGCGACCAGATCGTTTCTATCGACGGGCAGGCGATAAATTCGTGGAACGACGCGCGCTGGCAGTTGATGGACCATGTTTCCACCGGCGGCCGCATCCAGATCGGCGTGAAAACCGCGCATGGCGTGGCCCAGGAGCGCGATCTCACTCTGGGTGAAAGCTCCCTGGACCCGGCGCAGGGCGATCCCCTGGCGCTGGCGGGCCTGCGCTTGCGCGAACCGCAGCCCGTGGTGCGCGGTGTGATCGCCGGCAGCGCGGGGGAACAGGCCGGCCTGCGTGCCGGCGATGTCATCCTGGATGTCGACGGCAAACCGGTACAGGATGTCAGCGCGGTGGTGGGCAGCGTGCAGCAGCGAGCCGGCCAGCCGGTGCCGCTGCGTGTTCGGCGAGATGGCGCGGACGTCACCCTGACCGTGACGCCGCGGGCCGAACGCATCGAAAACGGCGAAACGGTGGGGCGCATCGGCGTCCAGCTGGGCGGCGACGTCCCCATGGTGACCGTGCGCTACGGCCCGGTGGACAGCCTCTGGCAGGGCGCCACCCGCACGGCGGATACGGCGTGGTTCTCGCTACGCATGATGGGGCGCATGGTCACGGGCGCCGTCTCGTGGCGCAATATCAGCGGGCCGGTCACCATCGCGGACTACGCGGGGCAGACGGCGCGCGTCGGCCTGGCAGCCTACATCGCTTACCTCGCCTTGATCAGTATCAGCCTGGGCGTACTGAACCTGTTGCCCATTCCCATGCTGGATGGGGGGCATCTGCTGTATTACCTGATCGAAATCGTGCGCGGCAGCCCGCCGCCTTCACGTTGGCTGGACATCGGCCAGCGTGCCGGGCTGGGCCTCCTTGCGGGGCTGATGGGCCTGGCGCTATTCAATGATTTCGCGCGGCTTTTCACCTAG
- the bamA gene encoding outer membrane protein assembly factor BamA encodes MFFRWMFKPNKGVWAGLIAMLLLLPAMAQAFEPFVVKDIRVEGIQRIDAGTVFGYLPFKVGDTFTEDTATESVRRLYGSGFFSDVRIDTNNNVVVVVVQERATIASITFNGMREFDSKAILESLRNVGFAEGRIFDRSMLERAELELKQQYMSKGKYGVEVTSTVTPLPRNRVGISFDIFEGDVARIREIHFVGNKAFSQSELLDQIQMTTPGWLTWYTDTDKYSREKLEGDVERIRSFYLDRGYLEVAVEPPQVTISPDRKDIFITYTLHEGEPYKVRSVKLAGNLLGLDKQIEALLQVKPGETFSAAKTNDSAKAITDYLGQLGYAFANVNPNPQLDRAKHEADLTFYVDPSRRVYVRRIQIGGNTRTRDEVVRREMRQEEAAWYDAGEIKTSRDRIDRLGYFNDVNVKTEPVPGSPDQVDVNVDVKEKPTGMVNLGVGYGSTDRAILSAGISEDNVFGSGTNLTLQFNTSKTNRAAVLSHTDPYWTKDGISRTTSLYYRQTRPFIDNDGEYRVDTMGLGMNFGVPISEYDRIILGASFERNRVHLNSDSPLAYQEYVDQYGESTNAVLLTTGWNKDTRDSALAPTRGYFTKLQANVSTMDLKYTMLSAQQQYYLPLGRSYTLALNGMVDWGTAYGGKDFPVIKDVYAGGIGSVRGYEGASLGPRDSLTGDYLGGARRMVANAQLYLPFPGATKDKTLRWFLFTDAGRVQPGTGMTCTGGKNNEVEDPCGWRYSAGVGLSWQSPLGPLQLSYGHPLNAKPGDDTQTFQFQIGTGF; translated from the coding sequence ATGTTTTTCCGCTGGATGTTTAAGCCCAACAAGGGTGTTTGGGCGGGCCTCATCGCCATGTTGCTGCTGTTGCCGGCAATGGCGCAGGCCTTCGAACCCTTTGTCGTCAAGGACATCCGGGTGGAGGGCATACAGCGTATCGACGCCGGCACGGTCTTCGGCTACCTGCCGTTCAAGGTGGGCGACACGTTCACGGAAGACACCGCCACCGAATCGGTGCGCCGCCTGTACGGCAGCGGCTTCTTCAGCGACGTGCGCATCGATACCAACAACAATGTCGTCGTGGTAGTGGTGCAGGAGCGCGCGACCATCGCGTCGATCACCTTCAACGGCATGCGGGAATTCGACAGCAAGGCGATTCTCGAATCGTTGCGCAACGTCGGCTTCGCCGAGGGGCGCATCTTCGACCGGTCCATGCTGGAACGCGCCGAACTCGAACTCAAGCAGCAGTACATGTCCAAGGGCAAGTACGGCGTGGAGGTCACGTCCACGGTGACACCGCTACCCCGTAATCGCGTGGGTATCAGCTTCGATATTTTCGAAGGCGATGTGGCCCGTATCCGCGAAATCCATTTCGTCGGCAACAAGGCCTTCTCGCAGAGCGAATTGCTGGACCAGATCCAGATGACCACGCCGGGATGGCTGACCTGGTACACCGACACCGACAAGTATTCGCGCGAAAAGCTGGAAGGCGACGTCGAGCGCATCCGCTCGTTCTATCTGGATCGCGGCTACCTGGAAGTGGCGGTCGAGCCGCCGCAGGTCACGATCTCGCCGGACCGCAAGGACATCTTCATCACCTATACGCTGCACGAAGGCGAGCCCTACAAGGTTCGCAGCGTCAAGCTGGCGGGCAACCTGCTGGGGCTGGACAAGCAGATCGAGGCCTTGCTGCAGGTCAAGCCGGGCGAAACTTTCTCCGCCGCCAAGACGAACGATAGCGCCAAGGCCATTACGGATTACCTGGGCCAGCTCGGCTACGCGTTCGCCAACGTCAATCCGAACCCGCAGCTGGATCGCGCCAAGCACGAGGCCGATCTGACGTTCTACGTTGATCCCAGCCGCCGCGTCTACGTGCGCCGTATCCAGATCGGCGGCAATACGCGCACCCGCGACGAAGTCGTCCGCCGCGAAATGCGCCAGGAAGAAGCCGCGTGGTACGACGCCGGCGAGATCAAGACCTCGCGCGACCGTATCGACCGCCTGGGCTATTTCAACGACGTCAACGTCAAGACCGAGCCGGTCCCGGGGTCGCCCGACCAGGTGGACGTCAACGTGGACGTCAAGGAAAAACCCACCGGCATGGTCAACCTGGGTGTGGGCTATGGCTCCACCGACCGCGCCATCCTTAGCGCCGGTATCAGCGAAGACAACGTTTTCGGCAGCGGTACCAACCTGACGCTGCAGTTCAACACCAGCAAGACCAACCGCGCCGCGGTGCTTTCCCATACCGACCCGTACTGGACGAAGGACGGCATCAGCCGGACCACCTCCCTGTACTACCGCCAGACCCGTCCGTTCATCGATAACGATGGCGAGTACCGGGTGGATACCATGGGCCTGGGGATGAACTTCGGCGTGCCCATTTCGGAGTACGACCGTATCATCCTGGGCGCGTCCTTCGAGCGGAACAGGGTTCACCTGAACAGCGACTCGCCGCTGGCCTACCAGGAATATGTCGACCAGTACGGCGAATCGACCAATGCCGTGCTGCTGACCACCGGCTGGAACAAGGACACCCGCGACAGCGCGCTGGCGCCGACCCGGGGATACTTCACCAAGCTGCAGGCCAACGTGTCGACGATGGACCTGAAGTACACCATGCTGTCCGCGCAGCAGCAGTACTACCTGCCGCTGGGCCGCAGCTATACGCTCGCGCTCAATGGCATGGTGGACTGGGGCACCGCCTATGGCGGCAAGGACTTCCCGGTCATCAAGGACGTGTACGCGGGCGGCATCGGTTCCGTGCGCGGATACGAGGGCGCGTCCCTGGGCCCGCGCGACTCGCTGACCGGCGATTACCTCGGCGGCGCGCGGCGCATGGTGGCCAACGCGCAGCTGTACCTGCCTTTCCCCGGCGCCACCAAGGACAAAACCTTGCGCTGGTTCCTCTTCACGGACGCGGGGCGCGTGCAGCCGGGTACCGGCATGACCTGCACGGGCGGCAAGAACAACGAGGTAGAGGATCCCTGCGGATGGCGCTATTCGGCGGGTGTCGGCCTGTCATGGCAGTCGCCGCTGGGACCGCTGCAATTGTCCTACGGCCATCCGCTCAACGCGAAGCCGGGTGACGACACCCAGACCTTCCAGTTCCAGATTGGTACTGGTTTCTAA
- a CDS encoding OmpH family outer membrane protein produces the protein MMSIFVRKLSRSSRKSSASLTAVLALAGALLLGASYAAPAAAQGTKIGFVNTERILRESGPARAAQAKIESEFKSRDADLQRMATNLRTQAEKFDKDAPVLSESDRAKRQRDLSNMDADLQRRRREFQEDFNRRRNEEFSAIVQKANAAIKNIAEKENYDLIVQDAVTVSPRVDITDKVIQALGK, from the coding sequence ATGATGTCTATTTTCGTACGCAAATTGTCCCGTTCATCGCGCAAAAGCTCCGCCTCTCTGACGGCTGTGCTGGCGCTGGCGGGCGCGCTGCTGCTGGGCGCGTCGTACGCGGCGCCCGCAGCTGCGCAAGGGACGAAAATCGGCTTCGTCAATACCGAACGTATCTTGCGTGAATCGGGCCCGGCCCGTGCCGCCCAGGCGAAGATCGAGTCGGAATTCAAATCGCGCGACGCCGATTTGCAGCGCATGGCGACCAATCTGCGCACCCAGGCTGAAAAGTTCGACAAGGACGCGCCTGTGCTGTCCGAGTCCGACCGCGCGAAGCGCCAGCGCGATCTCAGCAACATGGATGCGGACCTGCAACGTCGCCGCCGCGAGTTCCAGGAAGACTTCAACCGCCGCCGTAACGAAGAGTTCTCGGCTATCGTCCAGAAGGCCAATGCGGCCATCAAGAACATCGCCGAAAAAGAAAACTACGATCTGATCGTGCAGGACGCGGTAACGGTCAGCCCGCGCGTGGACATCACGGATAAAGTGATCCAGGCCCTTGGGAAGTAA
- the lpxD gene encoding UDP-3-O-(3-hydroxymyristoyl)glucosamine N-acyltransferase: protein MPVLLDPVRAPLLDELLADTDTQGLTWQLSAPPGGVLPRIQGLGTLASSGPGEISFLSNPRYQSQLPATRAGAVIVTPDVEQALSAQSPPPGFARVVTANPYLLYARIAQWFDRARQPSLPAGVHPSAVVADDAVIEAGVRIGPHCVVEAGARVGRDSVLGPGCVIGAGSSIGAGALLHARVTLYAGVTVGARAIIHSGAVLGADGFGFAPDPVRGKGAWGKIPQFGGVNVGDDVEIGANTTIDRGALEDTVIGDGVKLDNQIMVAHNVRIGAHTAVAACVGIAGSTTIGERCTIGGASMLSGHLTLADDVHISGGTAITSNISKPGRYTGVYPYAEHGDWQRNAAVIQQLGQLRRRVRTLEQG from the coding sequence ATGCCGGTTCTGCTAGATCCCGTTCGCGCGCCGTTACTCGACGAGCTATTGGCGGATACCGACACCCAAGGCCTGACATGGCAGCTCAGCGCCCCGCCCGGCGGGGTGCTTCCCAGGATCCAAGGACTGGGAACGCTGGCCTCTTCCGGGCCGGGCGAAATCAGTTTTCTCTCCAATCCCCGCTACCAGAGCCAGCTACCCGCGACGCGGGCTGGCGCCGTGATCGTCACGCCGGATGTGGAGCAGGCCTTGTCGGCCCAATCCCCTCCGCCTGGCTTTGCCCGGGTGGTAACCGCCAATCCTTACCTGCTGTATGCCCGTATCGCCCAGTGGTTCGACCGGGCGCGGCAGCCGTCGCTGCCGGCCGGTGTACACCCGTCGGCCGTCGTCGCTGACGATGCGGTGATCGAGGCTGGTGTGCGCATCGGCCCGCATTGCGTGGTCGAAGCCGGCGCGCGCGTGGGACGGGATAGCGTGCTGGGCCCCGGTTGCGTCATCGGTGCGGGGTCGTCCATCGGCGCCGGGGCGCTCTTGCACGCCAGGGTGACGTTGTATGCAGGCGTAACCGTTGGGGCACGCGCGATCATCCATTCCGGAGCGGTACTCGGGGCGGATGGCTTCGGTTTCGCGCCGGATCCGGTGCGGGGCAAGGGTGCCTGGGGTAAGATCCCGCAGTTTGGCGGGGTGAATGTCGGCGACGACGTGGAGATCGGGGCCAACACGACCATCGACCGCGGCGCGCTGGAAGACACCGTCATCGGCGACGGTGTCAAGCTGGACAACCAGATCATGGTGGCGCACAACGTGCGGATCGGTGCCCATACGGCGGTTGCCGCCTGCGTCGGGATTGCCGGATCCACCACGATAGGCGAACGTTGCACCATAGGCGGGGCTTCGATGCTGTCGGGCCATCTGACGCTGGCGGACGACGTTCACATTTCCGGCGGTACCGCCATTACGTCGAATATTTCCAAGCCTGGGCGTTACACAGGGGTGTATCCGTATGCGGAGCACGGCGACTGGCAGCGCAACGCCGCCGTCATTCAGCAACTGGGTCAGTTGCGACGCCGTGTGCGGACACTCGAACAGGGATAA
- the fabZ gene encoding 3-hydroxyacyl-ACP dehydratase FabZ, giving the protein MELDIKGILDRLPHRYPMLLIDRVIDIQPGKSIVALKNVSINEPFFTGHFPHHPVMPGVLILEAMAQAAALFSFSDASALKSDEASGSSTVYYFVGIDGARFRRPVVPGDQLRIEVDAERLSRSICKYAGRALVDGQLVAEAKLMCAIRSLEA; this is encoded by the coding sequence ATGGAACTCGACATTAAGGGGATCCTGGATCGCTTGCCGCATCGATATCCGATGCTGTTGATCGACCGCGTGATCGACATCCAGCCCGGCAAATCCATCGTCGCCCTGAAGAACGTCTCGATCAACGAACCGTTCTTCACCGGACATTTTCCGCATCACCCCGTGATGCCGGGTGTACTGATCCTCGAAGCCATGGCCCAGGCGGCCGCGTTGTTCTCGTTCTCGGACGCGTCCGCGCTCAAGAGCGACGAGGCGTCAGGTTCATCCACGGTGTATTACTTCGTCGGTATCGATGGGGCACGCTTCCGGCGGCCCGTTGTGCCCGGCGACCAGTTGCGCATCGAGGTCGACGCCGAGCGCCTGAGCCGCAGTATCTGCAAATATGCGGGACGCGCGCTCGTGGACGGGCAGTTGGTCGCCGAAGCCAAACTCATGTGTGCCATCCGCAGCCTGGAAGCATAA